The sequence CTCTCGCTCGCGGTGGCGACTGAAGCCGAAGTGGATCGCGTCTTTGCGGCTCTGGCGAACGGCGGCCAGGTGCGGATGGCGCCGGCGAAAACCTTCTGGTCGCCCCGCTTCAGCATGGTAGAAGACCGCTTCGGTGTGGGTTGGATGATTACCGTGAAGTCTTGAGCCAGGAACCCGCACGGAGGCCGCATTGTTTCGTTCCACCATCAAATCAGCCCCTTCACCTGAAATGAACATGACCACACCCGCTCATCCGATGAAGCAATCCGCCGTCAGACCCTTCAGCATCGCCCAAACCTTCGATGCGCCGCTTGATCTCGTGTGGAAAGCGTGGACCGAACGCACGCGCCTGATGCAATGGTTCGGGCCGAAAGGCTTCAAGATGCCCGCCGCCAAACTGGATTTTCGTCCGGGTGGTACTTTTCACTATTGCCTGGAGTCCCCCGACGGGAGGGAAATGTGGGGCAAATTTGTGTATCTGGAAATCGTCGCGCCCGAGCGGATCGTCCTGGTCAATTCCTTCTCGGACGAGGATGGAAATCTTACACGACATCCATTCAGTCCGACGTGGCCGCAGGAAATGCTGTCCACCAGCACATTCACCGGGCGGGACGGCAGAACGGAGTTGACCATTGAGTGGTCTCCGCTCGACCCAACGGAAGAGGAGCGCAGGACGTTCGATTCCTCACACGAAGGAATGAAGCGGGGCTGGAGTGGAACGTTCGAACAACTTGCCGCCTACCTGGCGAAGGCCGGGGCTTGAAAACGGAATCAAGTCCACCGAGAATTTGTCAGACAATGTCCTGAACCGCGGTGTCCGGTCGTCGAAGAAATGGCGCATGAAACGGAAATCTATGATCTCAAACATCCTCATCGCTCTCGCGGTTGTCGTTTTATTATTCGTCATCGTCGTTGCCACGCGGCCGGCCGATTTTCGCGTCACGCGGTCGGCGACGATCTCCGCTCCTGCGGAGGCCGTGTTCGCCCAGGTGAACGACCTTCGCAAATGGGGGGCGTGGTCACCGTGGGAAAAAATCGATCCAGCACTCCGACGGACCTTCGAAGGTCCGTCGGCAGGAATCGGCGCCATTTACCGCTGGGTTGGCAATAAGAAGGTCGGCGAAGGGAGCATGACCATCACCGAGAGCCGGCCGGGTGAGCTGGTCCGGTTCAAACTGGAATTTCTCAGGCCGTTCAAGGCAACCAACACGGCGGAGTTTACCTTCAAACAGCAGGGCAATCAAACCGTCGTGACGTGGGGCATATTCGGGGAAAACAATTTCATGAGCAAGGCGGTCGGCCTGTTCATGAACATGGACAAAATGGTCGGCGGCCAGCTCGAACAAGGGCTGGCGCAGATGAAATCGGTGGCCGAAGCGGCGGGTAAAAGTTAGCTTCGGGATGGAGTCTGTCCTCGGGACGCCGCATTTTTCGTCGTATGATTGAACGAACGGAACGATCAACCAACAGAGAACAGGAAAAGTCATGAGCGCACAAAACAATAATGGATACATGCTGATATTCCGCGGCACGGACTGGTACAAGGACCTTTCGCCGGAACAGACGCAACAGGTCGCCGATCACTGGATGGCGTGGTTCAACCGGTTGAAAGACGAGGGCAAGGCCATCGCCGGAAACCCGCTGGAACGCGAAGGCAGGATTGTTTCGGGAAAGAACGGGCGTGTGGTGTCGGACGGACCCTTTGCCGAATCCAAGGAAACGATCGGCGGTTATTTTCTGCTGAGGGTGAAAACGCTCGACGAGGCGGTGGCCGTCGCGCAACAGTGTCCGGGCCTGCCGTATGGCATCCGTGTGGAGGTGAGGCCCGTGGCGGGTGAATGCCCGCTTGTCGAGGAGGCTTGCGCCGAGGCGCAGCTCGCCCGGGCGTGAGCAGTTAAAAGAAACTCGCAGGACGAAAATGCAGATCAGTCCGACCCGCGGCGGATGCGCTCCGGCCGGGGCAAACCATGAAACCCGGGCGCGTCATTGTATGCCGCCGGGCGGACCAAGCGCGGTAAAAACTGAGAAATCGCACAACGACCATGAG is a genomic window of Candidatus Angelobacter sp. containing:
- a CDS encoding YciI family protein: MSAQNNNGYMLIFRGTDWYKDLSPEQTQQVADHWMAWFNRLKDEGKAIAGNPLEREGRIVSGKNGRVVSDGPFAESKETIGGYFLLRVKTLDEAVAVAQQCPGLPYGIRVEVRPVAGECPLVEEACAEAQLARA
- a CDS encoding SRPBCC domain-containing protein, which produces MTTPAHPMKQSAVRPFSIAQTFDAPLDLVWKAWTERTRLMQWFGPKGFKMPAAKLDFRPGGTFHYCLESPDGREMWGKFVYLEIVAPERIVLVNSFSDEDGNLTRHPFSPTWPQEMLSTSTFTGRDGRTELTIEWSPLDPTEEERRTFDSSHEGMKRGWSGTFEQLAAYLAKAGA
- a CDS encoding SRPBCC family protein, translated to MKRKSMISNILIALAVVVLLFVIVVATRPADFRVTRSATISAPAEAVFAQVNDLRKWGAWSPWEKIDPALRRTFEGPSAGIGAIYRWVGNKKVGEGSMTITESRPGELVRFKLEFLRPFKATNTAEFTFKQQGNQTVVTWGIFGENNFMSKAVGLFMNMDKMVGGQLEQGLAQMKSVAEAAGKS